A part of Sediminispirochaeta bajacaliforniensis DSM 16054 genomic DNA contains:
- a CDS encoding efflux RND transporter permease subunit: MQLHRVNSIFRRIGTWLIAHRWLILLFMLLVSALGFSGLNKVAVTSSNDEWFNKADEIEIATDRFEELFGNNDTIALLVESDDVFQPHVLQMIREIGNELLLKVPYADEITSLTELDVSVGTEEGIAVINPVGDEIPHGPQELAEIKKLVLSREALVNKIVSADAKETWISLSLKEYPDEAVWKAENDVEPMYRAGEAAIAVVTDPKWESPYYTIKAVGMPYTETEERDFMGSEAALRVGTGFIAMALLLLLFLRSLRGLLVPLFTTIAGIALVYGIYGWIGTAIDANMMTLPVLLGMALAVGYSIHLINTFKRYFRETGNRKKSVITAVEETGWPIFFTAATTMGSVLSFSAAGIIPIRWLGLTCAAVVGVVYLYVIILTPILLSFGKDRTDSSDLLQAKGMSVSDRRFRGLGEFVVTRRKSILLVFIIAAVLLIPGVFKVSVNIDSFEFMGLKIPYIKRVYDVVNSQLGSYISYNLTVDLGEQDAVKDPDVLRRLDKLIQEAGSFELTKKSNGVPKIYSVLDIVKEMNRTLHEDDPDYYQIPENREMVSQLLFLYELSGGTKTYEWIDENYSILRAQIELSRFDANEIVYELDHIRRLGTELFPHARVDIVGSAVRFAAMNEKIVIGELKSFLTALCVIGILLALVFGSLRTGLIGMIPNITPIVVIGGIMGYFGFSLDMMTMTIMPMLLGIAVDDTIHFINHIKYEFERGGNYHDAILISFRNIGKTLAMTTVILSASFAMYIFSPVNTLSRVGILAVIGLTAALAADYLMTPILIYITKPFGKETADRKIL, encoded by the coding sequence ATGCAACTCCATCGTGTTAATAGTATATTTCGGAGAATCGGCACCTGGCTTATCGCCCATCGCTGGCTCATTCTTCTGTTTATGCTCCTTGTTTCTGCTCTTGGTTTCAGCGGCCTGAATAAGGTCGCAGTTACAAGCTCTAATGACGAATGGTTTAACAAGGCCGATGAGATTGAGATCGCAACGGACCGTTTTGAAGAGCTTTTCGGGAACAATGATACCATTGCTCTTCTTGTTGAATCGGATGATGTGTTTCAGCCACACGTCTTGCAAATGATCCGTGAAATCGGCAACGAGCTATTACTCAAGGTCCCTTATGCCGATGAGATTACATCGTTGACCGAATTGGATGTCTCAGTAGGGACCGAAGAAGGAATAGCTGTCATAAATCCGGTGGGAGACGAAATTCCGCACGGCCCACAGGAATTGGCTGAAATTAAAAAACTGGTTCTTTCCAGAGAGGCCCTTGTAAACAAAATTGTATCGGCAGACGCAAAGGAAACCTGGATTTCTCTTTCCCTGAAGGAATATCCGGACGAAGCGGTATGGAAAGCGGAAAACGATGTGGAACCAATGTATCGGGCAGGAGAGGCTGCCATCGCAGTGGTTACAGACCCCAAATGGGAAAGCCCTTACTATACCATTAAGGCGGTCGGCATGCCCTATACCGAAACTGAAGAACGGGATTTCATGGGCAGTGAAGCCGCTCTTAGAGTCGGTACCGGCTTTATTGCCATGGCGCTATTGCTTCTTCTTTTTCTTAGGTCGCTTAGAGGCCTTTTGGTACCATTATTCACCACCATTGCAGGTATAGCATTAGTATACGGCATCTACGGTTGGATTGGGACCGCCATTGATGCGAATATGATGACACTTCCTGTGCTTCTCGGCATGGCCTTGGCGGTTGGTTACTCTATTCATCTTATCAACACGTTCAAAAGATATTTTCGTGAAACAGGAAATCGGAAAAAATCGGTTATCACAGCAGTAGAGGAAACAGGCTGGCCCATTTTTTTCACAGCGGCAACCACTATGGGATCGGTACTCTCCTTTTCCGCTGCAGGCATCATACCAATCCGCTGGCTGGGCCTTACCTGTGCCGCAGTTGTCGGTGTTGTCTACCTTTATGTCATCATACTGACCCCAATTCTTCTCAGTTTTGGAAAAGACCGAACGGACAGCAGCGATCTTCTGCAGGCAAAAGGGATGAGCGTTTCCGATCGCCGTTTTCGCGGTCTTGGTGAATTTGTCGTTACCAGAAGGAAATCAATCCTACTTGTTTTTATTATAGCGGCTGTACTTCTTATTCCGGGAGTCTTCAAGGTTAGCGTAAACATAGACAGTTTTGAGTTCATGGGCCTAAAAATCCCTTATATAAAAAGGGTTTATGATGTAGTCAACTCCCAGCTTGGCTCGTATATCTCCTACAACCTTACTGTAGACCTCGGGGAGCAGGATGCCGTTAAGGATCCCGATGTCCTGAGAAGGCTGGACAAGCTTATTCAAGAAGCAGGAAGCTTCGAACTCACAAAGAAAAGCAATGGAGTCCCTAAAATTTATTCCGTTCTTGATATTGTAAAAGAAATGAACAGGACCCTACATGAAGATGACCCCGACTACTATCAGATACCTGAGAATAGGGAAATGGTTAGCCAGTTGCTCTTTCTCTACGAGCTTTCGGGAGGAACAAAGACCTACGAATGGATAGATGAAAACTACTCAATTCTACGTGCGCAAATCGAACTATCAAGGTTTGATGCCAATGAAATAGTCTATGAGCTTGATCACATACGTCGGCTCGGCACAGAGCTATTTCCTCACGCAAGAGTCGATATAGTGGGAAGTGCTGTACGTTTTGCAGCCATGAATGAAAAAATCGTCATCGGAGAATTAAAATCATTCCTGACGGCACTTTGTGTCATTGGAATTCTTCTTGCTCTTGTGTTCGGAAGCCTCAGAACCGGACTTATCGGAATGATCCCCAACATTACTCCCATTGTGGTAATCGGAGGAATCATGGGATATTTCGGTTTCTCCCTCGATATGATGACCATGACCATTATGCCGATGCTCCTCGGTATTGCAGTAGACGATACGATACATTTCATCAACCACATTAAATATGAGTTCGAACGGGGAGGGAATTACCATGATGCGATACTCATCTCCTTTCGGAACATAGGTAAGACGCTTGCAATGACCACTGTGATTCTATCGGCATCCTTTGCCATGTATATTTTTTCACCTGTTAATACCCTTTCCCGGGTCGGCATACTGGCGGTCATCGGCCTTACCGCTGCCCTTGCCGCCGACTACCTCATGACCCCGATCCTGATCTATATAACAAAGCCCTTCGGTAAAGAAACGGCCGATCGGAAAATTCTTTAA
- a CDS encoding helix-turn-helix transcriptional regulator, with product MNNILEEYFLSEASSYVIDDQRVIRLQLKKELGEGHCELIPILPGFYISFNHLYVRRPLKNNEHQKFGGRVIKIDYCEQGGFWAEGDNGSRFSTSPNHAVYYGGRQYFLQAEFSEGLFRSIDIFCYVDTITASFKKTLGVEADRVEGFYRLLQHHAPCLTIPTPAHAMALTEILKNLFLCGNMELLRIRAMELFFLEMEFIGKECPNTHQPSVRSVERIKKVKQYIDKAVEQELSIDLLCDSFFMSRTTLKEAFRKTFHVPVYTYIKNCRMEHASRQLKEGDETVLEIANRLGYSNPSKFASAFKSVYGITPLQFRKKAQKEEH from the coding sequence ATGAACAATATCCTGGAAGAGTATTTCTTATCTGAAGCTTCCAGCTATGTAATCGATGACCAGCGGGTCATTCGCTTACAGCTGAAAAAGGAGCTGGGAGAAGGACATTGCGAGCTTATCCCTATTTTGCCTGGTTTCTATATCAGCTTTAACCATCTGTACGTACGCCGGCCGTTAAAGAATAACGAACATCAAAAATTCGGCGGCAGGGTCATTAAAATCGACTACTGCGAACAGGGAGGTTTTTGGGCCGAAGGGGACAACGGTAGCCGCTTTTCCACTAGTCCCAATCATGCGGTTTACTATGGAGGAAGACAGTACTTCCTGCAAGCGGAATTCTCGGAAGGCTTATTCAGAAGTATCGATATTTTCTGTTACGTAGACACAATCACAGCTTCTTTTAAAAAAACGCTGGGAGTAGAAGCCGACAGAGTGGAAGGCTTCTATCGTTTGCTGCAGCATCATGCACCCTGCCTTACGATTCCGACGCCGGCTCATGCTATGGCACTGACGGAAATATTAAAAAATCTGTTTTTATGCGGAAATATGGAACTTTTACGCATCAGGGCCATGGAACTCTTTTTCTTGGAAATGGAGTTTATTGGAAAAGAGTGCCCCAATACGCATCAGCCTTCGGTCCGATCTGTAGAAAGAATTAAAAAAGTAAAGCAATACATTGATAAAGCCGTTGAACAAGAACTATCAATCGATCTTCTTTGCGATTCCTTTTTCATGAGCAGGACAACACTAAAAGAAGCGTTTCGCAAAACATTCCATGTCCCAGTCTATACCTACATCAAAAACTGCAGAATGGAACATGCCAGCAGGCAGCTTAAAGAGGGTGATGAAACCGTCCTTGAAATTGCAAATCGATTAGGATATTCAAATCCAAGCAAGTTTGCTTCTGCCTTCAAAAGTGTCTACGGCATTACCCCTTTACAATTTCGTAAAAAAGCCCAAAAAGAGGAACATTAG
- a CDS encoding GntR family transcriptional regulator → MAKKMTLKEQVHDKILDLIIQNRIPMHEFLKEGELATRFKVSKAPIREALIELCNENIIRNIPRSGYQIIQLTERDIHEATQFRLILEIEGLHLAAKNIHPDKMKQLKAMVEETNYIENQHFVDLQSWWENNTKFHVTLNSMSDNSLITDALNRTIHLLWRAIAQLFWDKPAEEYLSYNDHTHEDIYAALSEGEIEKAEQLLRHDIWSIKERFSFMR, encoded by the coding sequence ATGGCAAAAAAAATGACCCTAAAAGAGCAGGTCCATGATAAAATTTTGGATTTGATCATTCAGAATAGAATTCCGATGCATGAATTCCTGAAGGAAGGAGAGCTGGCTACTCGATTCAAGGTCAGCAAGGCACCCATCAGAGAAGCCCTCATCGAACTATGTAACGAAAATATCATTCGTAATATTCCCCGTTCGGGTTACCAGATCATTCAACTTACCGAACGCGATATCCACGAAGCCACACAATTTCGTCTGATTCTGGAAATAGAGGGCTTACATCTTGCCGCGAAGAATATTCACCCAGACAAAATGAAGCAATTGAAGGCAATGGTGGAGGAAACGAACTATATTGAAAATCAGCATTTTGTCGATTTGCAAAGTTGGTGGGAAAATAATACAAAATTTCACGTTACACTAAATTCCATGTCCGACAATTCTTTGATCACCGACGCACTAAACCGCACCATACACCTCTTATGGCGGGCGATTGCACAACTGTTTTGGGACAAACCCGCAGAAGAGTATCTTTCTTATAATGACCATACGCACGAAGACATCTATGCGGCCCTCTCCGAGGGAGAGATAGAGAAAGCCGAACAGCTGTTACGCCATGATATTTGGTCTATAAAGGAACGCTTTTCCTTTATGCGATAG
- a CDS encoding uroporphyrinogen decarboxylase family protein, whose amino-acid sequence MTKKERILAAMQGRHVDCIPAGFYLHFPEKSFFGKEAVEAHLNFYKQTDTDFLKVMNENLYRTVSPLTGADDWKHVRPLTGKEPWIRNQVDIIKELADRVGDEVFILATIHGVFASAFHATGLPDSAFARRNPVCEHLCQKPELVGRALGIIAEGLSCFAQACLDAGADGIYYAALGAESYRFDRKTFESYIKPHDLTVLHSFDSSMCTVLHMCKDRLHIDLYQDYPGEIVNWAIHEQNIGLSEGRELFRRTILGGFDDRSGILVDGSPADIKSEARRIIETAGTRSFILGADCTLPTTISYEKIRMAVEAAHSYPGQ is encoded by the coding sequence ATGACGAAAAAGGAGCGAATTCTCGCTGCAATGCAAGGAAGGCATGTCGATTGCATTCCTGCCGGTTTTTATCTTCACTTTCCCGAGAAATCCTTTTTCGGAAAAGAAGCGGTGGAAGCTCATCTGAACTTCTATAAGCAAACTGATACAGATTTCTTAAAAGTCATGAATGAAAATTTGTATAGGACAGTATCCCCCTTGACGGGGGCGGATGATTGGAAACATGTACGACCTCTTACGGGAAAAGAGCCTTGGATTCGAAATCAGGTCGACATTATTAAAGAACTGGCGGATCGGGTTGGTGATGAGGTCTTTATTTTGGCAACAATCCATGGTGTTTTTGCATCTGCTTTTCATGCAACCGGATTGCCCGATAGTGCCTTTGCACGACGGAATCCTGTTTGTGAACATCTCTGCCAGAAGCCGGAACTTGTTGGCCGGGCTCTGGGGATAATTGCGGAAGGTCTTTCGTGTTTTGCACAGGCTTGTCTTGACGCCGGGGCGGACGGCATCTACTATGCCGCTCTTGGTGCTGAGTCATACCGCTTTGACCGAAAGACGTTTGAATCCTATATCAAACCGCATGATCTTACGGTCTTACATTCTTTTGATTCATCGATGTGCACGGTGCTTCATATGTGCAAGGATCGATTACACATCGATCTCTACCAGGACTACCCGGGAGAAATTGTCAATTGGGCAATCCATGAGCAGAACATCGGTTTGTCGGAGGGACGTGAGCTTTTCAGACGGACAATTCTGGGCGGGTTTGATGACCGTAGTGGGATCTTGGTAGATGGTTCCCCCGCGGATATCAAGTCGGAAGCCCGGCGTATCATAGAGACCGCCGGTACCCGTTCGTTTATTTTAGGAGCGGATTGTACGCTTCCGACAACGATTTCCTATGAGAAAATCAGGATGGCAGTGGAAGCTGCCCATTCGTATCCTGGCCAATAA
- a CDS encoding ABC transporter substrate-binding protein, producing the protein MRKNLPFMRWIIAAIFILGMVTGCAKETDSQKDADTGAGYPNGTMVLYDYGQPQYWLQFFTNYLVDHPEETEGVSVEMVQTEGEADVRQKVQMSLTAGSYGELPDAIATAPVSMQALAEGGALMDMTDFLTPYMDDFFPGTFDQITYKGKIYGLPKSLRPQLIFYNKDVFDTYGIDPAEMDTFAGYLEVGRKLKKLSNGTVYLSYIDPGSRTWRYYGRRGFMPQANARIWDDAGNIVIDKDPGARRAFETIRRLYEEGLLLKSKIFEPPLYEACRNGQIATFYIGAFWDEFLRKNLPDMKGSWRVMPAPVYSDIGTRGAAVIGIQAIVKKPKPVYAGLYEDIWLDFHFNGEARKKWTISMEEQNAPYPNPITEKLLEDPFWKEPSAFYGGQSFREMEGIGLRDASENMRVTSDDAEADLIISAELEKYLAGDQSMDEAVINMGKNLRAKIGKTEAK; encoded by the coding sequence ATGAGAAAAAACTTGCCCTTTATGCGATGGATCATTGCCGCCATCTTCATTCTCGGAATGGTAACGGGATGTGCAAAGGAGACCGATTCGCAGAAAGACGCCGACACTGGTGCTGGGTATCCCAATGGTACCATGGTCCTTTATGATTATGGTCAGCCACAGTATTGGCTACAGTTTTTTACCAACTATCTTGTCGACCATCCGGAAGAGACCGAGGGTGTTTCTGTCGAAATGGTGCAGACAGAGGGTGAGGCCGATGTCCGTCAGAAGGTCCAGATGTCGCTGACTGCCGGTTCCTACGGCGAACTTCCCGATGCGATTGCGACCGCGCCGGTAAGTATGCAGGCCCTTGCAGAAGGGGGAGCTCTCATGGATATGACTGATTTTCTTACTCCGTATATGGATGATTTCTTTCCGGGAACCTTCGATCAGATCACCTACAAGGGGAAAATTTACGGCTTGCCGAAAAGTCTTCGTCCCCAGTTGATATTTTATAACAAGGATGTTTTTGATACGTACGGTATCGATCCTGCCGAAATGGACACCTTTGCAGGTTATTTGGAGGTTGGGAGAAAACTCAAGAAACTGAGTAACGGTACCGTTTATCTTTCTTATATTGATCCGGGTTCCCGAACCTGGCGTTACTACGGACGACGGGGATTTATGCCGCAGGCAAATGCCAGGATCTGGGATGATGCTGGAAATATCGTCATCGATAAGGATCCTGGCGCTCGGCGGGCCTTTGAGACGATTCGTCGATTGTATGAAGAGGGACTGCTTTTGAAAAGCAAAATTTTTGAACCACCCCTTTATGAGGCCTGTCGCAACGGGCAGATAGCGACCTTTTATATAGGGGCCTTCTGGGACGAGTTCCTCCGAAAAAATCTGCCGGATATGAAGGGTTCGTGGAGGGTCATGCCTGCACCGGTCTATTCCGATATCGGTACAAGGGGTGCTGCGGTAATCGGCATTCAGGCGATTGTCAAAAAACCGAAACCCGTATATGCCGGTTTATACGAGGATATTTGGCTTGATTTTCACTTCAATGGAGAGGCCAGGAAGAAGTGGACCATTTCCATGGAGGAACAAAATGCCCCTTATCCTAATCCGATCACAGAAAAGCTTCTTGAAGATCCCTTTTGGAAGGAACCCTCCGCATTTTACGGGGGCCAGTCCTTCCGGGAGATGGAGGGGATAGGGCTGAGAGACGCCTCGGAAAATATGCGAGTCACTAGTGACGACGCCGAAGCCGATCTGATTATCTCGGCAGAGCTTGAGAAATATCTTGCAGGTGATCAGTCTATGGATGAAGCGGTAATAAACATGGGAAAGAATTTACGGGCGAAAATCGGTAAAACCGAGGCCAAATAG
- a CDS encoding carbohydrate ABC transporter permease: MKPIGLANYKALFTDYMFLDGLKNTTLYWVASLVLILPLALIIASLLNSVKKGRGLFKLLSFLPYITATVAVGLIFNIMFDYNSGFINQLIQAFGGKPVAWLTSTKLSKVPVIILNVWRITPWYTLILFSGLLTIPVELYEAATIDGANCLTKFFRITIPSLSNLLFFCFITIAVDSWKIFAEPYILTKGGPGTSSLSLFQYLYINGFTLFKLGYASAVGYILTLILLCVSVMQQKILKQQSGL, encoded by the coding sequence ATGAAACCGATAGGGCTCGCAAACTATAAAGCCCTTTTCACCGATTACATGTTTCTCGACGGACTCAAAAATACGACATTGTACTGGGTTGCTTCGCTTGTGCTTATTCTACCCCTTGCTCTTATTATTGCTTCTTTACTGAACTCCGTTAAAAAGGGGAGGGGGCTTTTCAAATTGCTTTCGTTCCTTCCTTATATTACCGCAACCGTCGCTGTCGGCTTAATTTTCAATATAATGTTTGATTACAATTCCGGCTTTATCAATCAACTTATTCAGGCTTTTGGGGGGAAGCCCGTCGCATGGCTGACAAGTACAAAGCTGTCGAAGGTTCCCGTTATCATTCTCAATGTCTGGAGGATAACGCCGTGGTATACCCTGATTCTTTTCTCAGGCCTTTTAACCATTCCCGTCGAACTCTATGAGGCCGCAACCATTGACGGAGCCAATTGTCTGACGAAATTTTTTAGGATTACCATTCCTTCTCTTTCCAATCTTCTTTTCTTCTGCTTTATCACGATTGCCGTTGATTCTTGGAAAATTTTTGCCGAACCCTATATCTTAACGAAGGGTGGACCGGGTACCTCCTCTTTATCCTTGTTTCAGTACCTGTATATCAATGGCTTTACTCTATTCAAACTTGGATATGCATCTGCCGTAGGGTATATTCTCACCCTTATTCTTCTTTGTGTATCTGTTATGCAGCAGAAGATTCTGAAGCAGCAAAGCGGTTTATAA
- a CDS encoding carbohydrate ABC transporter permease produces MIVYGIKNIGTRLKRSVTFVALIIVVVVSLFPVCWMLLTALKPVSESFSTLGSIIPNKPTFANFPSVMQLFPMGRNFFNSVVVSIVGTATTLFFCSLAGFAFAKFDFPAKNFLFAFLLATMMIPPEASVIPVFIIIRKLGWVNNLLALIVPRAATAVGIFYMRQYISAFPTELLEQARIDGCRDFGIYWKIVLPVIRPAIASWAVLALIARWNDFFWPLIFMRSKEMYTLMVSIALLPVSEGLSTPWPVIMAGTSMAVVPIIIMYVMLTRFQLAELSAGAVKG; encoded by the coding sequence ATGATCGTGTATGGAATAAAAAACATCGGTACGAGACTGAAGAGGTCCGTTACTTTCGTTGCGCTGATCATCGTTGTTGTCGTTTCGCTTTTCCCTGTATGCTGGATGCTTTTGACGGCACTGAAGCCGGTTTCCGAAAGCTTTAGCACCCTGGGATCAATCATCCCAAACAAACCCACTTTTGCAAATTTCCCTTCGGTGATGCAATTGTTCCCCATGGGACGGAACTTTTTCAATAGCGTCGTTGTCAGCATTGTAGGAACAGCAACAACACTTTTTTTCTGTTCACTTGCAGGATTTGCCTTTGCGAAATTCGACTTCCCCGCTAAGAATTTTCTATTTGCTTTTCTCTTGGCAACAATGATGATTCCTCCTGAGGCATCGGTCATTCCTGTTTTCATTATCATTCGAAAATTGGGCTGGGTAAATAATCTCCTTGCACTTATCGTTCCGAGAGCCGCAACTGCTGTAGGGATTTTCTATATGCGGCAGTATATCTCTGCTTTTCCGACGGAATTGCTTGAGCAGGCCCGTATCGACGGCTGTCGGGATTTTGGAATCTACTGGAAGATCGTTTTACCCGTTATTCGGCCTGCAATTGCATCCTGGGCCGTTCTTGCACTTATTGCCCGGTGGAATGATTTTTTCTGGCCTCTTATTTTTATGAGATCAAAAGAGATGTATACCTTGATGGTCTCTATCGCGCTTCTTCCTGTAAGTGAGGGACTTTCCACGCCCTGGCCTGTTATTATGGCCGGGACATCAATGGCTGTAGTGCCGATTATCATTATGTATGTTATGCTGACAAGATTCCAGCTGGCAGAGCTTTCTGCCGGAGCAGTAAAGGGGTAA
- a CDS encoding L-cysteine desulfidase family protein codes for MWTEYLNVLHKEILPAVGCTEPAAVALACATAAHFLPNHPEYIKVEVSRNIFKNGLGVGIPGTKQHGLGIAAALGVCGGNYTAGLEVLAALSDEVVAAAEELVARKRVVISLAGEGTGDIYVRALVSAGGEEAVVVIEEEHSRITEITVNGTVRKVHSSLPVHKERSSFFQNLNLRAIVRFATEVSFDEIKFLLDAAVMNEAIALDGISCGYGLHVGQAFKEKSIFGNSTEHLPPILKAALLSAGASDARMNGSSLPVMSNSGSGNQGITATVPIVVFAKELKTNDERLARALALSHLVAIYIKHFADRLSAFCGAVTAAAGAACGISFLMGGSYEEIAMTLQNSLSGVTGMICDGAKSSCALKIATAVQSTLLSSSLALQHYTIAGGEGIVDPCVDTTIRNIGTLTKQGMRSTDSTILEIMRSQGR; via the coding sequence ATGTGGACAGAATATCTGAATGTCTTGCACAAAGAGATCCTTCCTGCCGTCGGGTGTACGGAACCTGCGGCGGTTGCGCTTGCTTGTGCCACTGCCGCCCATTTCCTACCGAACCATCCTGAGTACATCAAGGTAGAGGTGAGTAGAAACATCTTTAAAAACGGGCTTGGGGTCGGTATTCCCGGAACGAAACAACACGGCCTTGGCATTGCGGCGGCTCTTGGTGTTTGTGGGGGCAACTATACGGCGGGATTAGAGGTCCTTGCCGCTTTGTCCGACGAGGTCGTTGCTGCTGCGGAAGAGTTGGTTGCACGGAAGCGGGTGGTGATAAGCCTCGCCGGTGAGGGGACAGGCGATATCTATGTACGGGCATTGGTTTCGGCAGGTGGAGAAGAAGCGGTTGTTGTCATAGAAGAGGAACACAGTCGCATTACCGAGATCACGGTAAATGGTACGGTGCGTAAGGTCCACTCTTCCCTTCCCGTGCATAAAGAACGTTCTTCTTTTTTTCAGAATCTCAATCTGCGGGCAATTGTTCGCTTTGCAACCGAAGTATCCTTTGATGAAATCAAATTCCTGCTTGATGCCGCCGTCATGAACGAGGCAATTGCCCTTGACGGTATCAGCTGCGGTTACGGACTTCATGTGGGGCAGGCGTTTAAGGAAAAATCGATATTTGGGAATTCGACGGAGCACCTTCCTCCCATCTTGAAGGCTGCTCTGCTTTCCGCCGGTGCTTCCGATGCCAGAATGAACGGTTCGAGCCTGCCCGTTATGAGTAACTCCGGCAGTGGAAATCAGGGAATCACCGCTACTGTTCCCATCGTGGTTTTCGCGAAAGAACTGAAAACCAATGACGAGCGTCTTGCCCGTGCTCTTGCCTTGAGCCATCTGGTGGCGATTTATATAAAACATTTTGCCGATCGACTTTCGGCCTTCTGCGGAGCCGTTACAGCAGCGGCCGGCGCGGCATGCGGGATTTCGTTTCTCATGGGCGGCTCGTACGAAGAAATCGCGATGACATTGCAGAATTCTCTTTCCGGGGTGACCGGTATGATCTGCGACGGAGCGAAATCAAGCTGCGCTCTTAAAATTGCAACTGCCGTTCAAAGTACACTCTTGTCGAGTTCTCTCGCCCTTCAGCACTATACCATTGCAGGTGGCGAAGGTATTGTCGATCCCTGCGTCGATACGACCATCAGGAATATCGGAACCCTGACGAAACAAGGTATGCGAAGCACCGATTCTACCATTCTGGAGATCATGCGATCCCAGGGGCGATGA
- the putP gene encoding sodium/proline symporter PutP: MINYATLVTFVVYFVFLMAVGIYFYRRTSNLEDYLLGGRGMGSWVTALSAQASDMSGWLLMGLPGAVYLWGIDQSWIAIGLGIGTFFNWLLVAPRLRMYTGKLHSMTLSGFLGDRFGDPSGLIRIISALITLLFFTIYASSGLVAAGKLFVAMFGMHYALAVIVGAVVMILYTFLGGFLAVCWTDLFQGLLMFMAIIIVPIVGLQHAGGVSVIGRSIAEKGLSTSLFTSGPGIAGIVAIISTMAWGLGYFGQPHILARFMGIKSIKELPKAMTIAMIWVVISLTGAVIVGLIGTAVVPGLSGGNEEKVFILMIDGLFNPWLGGVLLAAILAAIMSTIDSQLLVSSSALTEDFYKHIIRKEASDKELIWVGRSCVLIIALIALLLALNPNSTVLGLVSYAWGGFGAAFGPAVLMALFSRKTGWQSILGGIVVGTVVLVIWKNLGLGSVMYEIVPGFLANFLTVFLLNFRFGQQNERILSEFDEVEQSIAKG; the protein is encoded by the coding sequence GTGATCAATTATGCTACTTTAGTCACTTTTGTTGTCTATTTTGTCTTTCTAATGGCCGTAGGAATCTATTTTTATCGGCGAACCAGTAATCTTGAAGATTATTTGCTCGGAGGCCGTGGAATGGGGAGCTGGGTCACTGCCCTCTCTGCCCAGGCCAGCGATATGAGCGGATGGCTCCTTATGGGGCTTCCGGGGGCTGTCTATTTGTGGGGAATCGACCAGAGCTGGATTGCCATCGGATTGGGAATCGGGACATTTTTTAACTGGCTATTGGTTGCACCTCGTCTGCGTATGTATACCGGGAAGCTACATTCCATGACTTTGTCGGGTTTCCTTGGTGACCGTTTTGGAGACCCTAGCGGCCTTATCCGGATTATTTCCGCCCTTATCACCCTGCTGTTTTTCACCATCTATGCCTCTTCCGGCCTTGTCGCGGCGGGAAAATTGTTTGTCGCCATGTTCGGGATGCACTATGCCCTTGCCGTTATCGTAGGGGCCGTTGTCATGATTTTATATACCTTTTTGGGGGGATTCCTTGCCGTTTGCTGGACCGATCTTTTTCAGGGCCTCTTGATGTTTATGGCGATCATTATTGTCCCCATTGTCGGCTTGCAGCATGCGGGAGGTGTGTCGGTTATCGGCCGGTCGATTGCCGAAAAGGGGCTTTCGACTTCGCTTTTCACCTCCGGTCCCGGTATTGCCGGAATCGTCGCGATTATTTCCACCATGGCCTGGGGGCTTGGTTATTTCGGTCAGCCGCATATTCTTGCCCGGTTTATGGGGATCAAGTCGATAAAGGAGCTACCCAAAGCTATGACTATAGCAATGATATGGGTAGTGATATCTCTGACAGGAGCGGTGATTGTCGGGCTTATCGGTACGGCCGTGGTACCGGGCCTAAGCGGGGGAAATGAAGAAAAGGTATTTATCCTCATGATCGATGGGCTCTTTAATCCTTGGCTTGGAGGAGTGCTTCTTGCTGCCATTCTGGCTGCGATTATGTCTACAATTGATTCACAGCTTCTCGTTTCCTCTTCTGCCCTTACCGAGGATTTTTATAAACACATCATTAGAAAAGAGGCCTCTGACAAAGAGCTTATCTGGGTTGGAAGAAGTTGTGTGCTGATTATCGCTCTCATTGCCTTGCTCCTTGCCCTTAATCCCAATTCGACGGTTTTGGGGCTTGTCTCATACGCATGGGGCGGCTTCGGTGCAGCCTTTGGTCCGGCCGTTCTGATGGCGCTTTTTTCCAGAAAAACCGGATGGCAGTCAATTCTCGGCGGTATCGTCGTCGGGACCGTTGTGCTGGTTATTTGGAAAAACCTTGGCCTTGGTTCGGTCATGTACGAGATCGTTCCCGGCTTTTTGGCTAATTTTTTGACCGTTTTTCTGCTGAATTTCAGGTTCGGTCAGCAGAATGAGAGGATCCTATCCGAATTCGATGAGGTCGAACAGAGTATTGCAAAGGGATGA